Below is a window of Flavobacterium sp. N2820 DNA.
TTGGTGATAAATACGGAATATCTAACCCTAAACCTCTTACAATAAATAACATACCTATAATTACTGCTACTAATGGAATTGCTTTTTGAATAGTACCTCTTAATGAAAAAGAAATCAATCCAGAAGCATAAACAACAGCAACCATCATTGGAATCGTTCCCAAACCGAATAGCAACATATACCCTATTCCTAATGAAACATTTTGCATTGCAATTGCTCCAAAAAGTGCTACATAAACCATTCCACAAGGCAAAAATCCATTTAATAATCCGATGGTAAATAACGATTTATAACTCTTATTTTTAAACTGTTGCCCTAAACTTGATTTTACCTTTGTTATCAATCTATATACTGGTTTCGAAAAATTATAGTTAGCAAATACTTTTTCAGGAATTACTGCAACCAAAATCATTAAGATTCCAACAATTATTGATAACTGCTGTTGCATTCCTGCTAAATAAAAGCTTCGTCCCAATAAACCAAATAGCAATCCTAAAATTCCGTAAGCACTTAATTTTCCAATGTGATAGGTTAAAATTTGGGCTATTTTTTTTGCTTCATTAGTTCTATCTACGGGTAACATCATAGCTATTGGACCACACATTCCTATGCAGTGAAAACTACTAATTAGACCAAAGATAAAAGCTGAATACAGCATATTTTATATTAAAAATTAAATTTTATTTTCAACCAAATAGTTTTACTCTATTTTAATTGAATTTTTGTTTAAATAGGCAACACCATCATAATTCCATGCAATAGAAATGTCCCAAAGACCGCCAGCCAAATTACTTTTAGGTATGAGCAAATGTGGACTAGATAATGAAATCGGAATTTCAAAATCTAATTTCTGACTTGACGGTCTATAACAGGACACTTTTCCATTTATTTTTGAATAATCAAAGTCTGATGGAAATTGAATATTGATTCCTTCAGGTGTATTTTCTATGACTACTTTATTTGTTAAAGCATTCGCGTTTTCTTGTTTTTCAATATCCCCTTGCACTAATGCCTCTTTTTTGTAATAATCTTCAACAACTAGTTC
It encodes the following:
- a CDS encoding FixH family protein, which translates into the protein MKMNWGTGIVIAFALFITFILSYVYKVQSNAKYDHELVVEDYYKKEALVQGDIEKQENANALTNKVVIENTPEGINIQFPSDFDYSKINGKVSCYRPSSQKLDFEIPISLSSPHLLIPKSNLAGGLWDISIAWNYDGVAYLNKNSIKIE
- a CDS encoding sulfite exporter TauE/SafE family protein, with protein sequence MLYSAFIFGLISSFHCIGMCGPIAMMLPVDRTNEAKKIAQILTYHIGKLSAYGILGLLFGLLGRSFYLAGMQQQLSIIVGILMILVAVIPEKVFANYNFSKPVYRLITKVKSSLGQQFKNKSYKSLFTIGLLNGFLPCGMVYVALFGAIAMQNVSLGIGYMLLFGLGTIPMMVAVVYASGLISFSLRGTIQKAIPLVAVIIGMLFIVRGLGLDIPYLSPSNMSLFVQPEANCH